From Anopheles funestus chromosome 3RL, idAnoFuneDA-416_04, whole genome shotgun sequence, a single genomic window includes:
- the LOC125771265 gene encoding serine protease nudel isoform X2, translating into MAEHDQIVLDEELSAAASRVQKLTMSAGRTNMMCLMMTAVGGVIIMSAIAFGFYMTLPTSVLSQQTSNRIELEQATVQEHGELEDIRQMYFKAEAQDVLMGSLHLLELMKEFEPILERQRRRRDVAESVPNRISRGDDRSEEITYGVRRRVQREFDFGMVPIVYRGAMVEPEMPRGSRTRRHALSMDELQRAKRSAQKDYQRLEREYNRCRKEAPNGKLCDQIYEKLQRLSEEMNARFMEMANLLQGFNEVGLTTEETVVKYPEVFFGSSEPVSVSVTTSERSTTSYRPDVYVTKKHYPKITTVDQQRVSDGNNTHAVTEEQWSTTTESMSTTPARLVFDPNLHNPIENSSIRSLDDLFEHMRFSDSINPQPTEWTTERGDIFQIEIHSSSSPVTMKSSSSATSNRWTTTKSPLQAARNLHDVVDQLQLAQMLQPHPFHEDLLQNPPDNINEFVMSRSRNRDHMHHDPNHKAVHLDSSIDPLRSVHQHQQQQPQQPLVVGPSAPFLSLCDQLRSANGNGGHMKPVHTGAFQHTPGIPITGEATKASSQIIVNSAFGAGYVPNTVCFYQNTPPVGSQTGYAFRPAAATGPYVYPNGGGYSPYQQPPPQHHHHHPGAGAMINMPVSIQNLHHPGARAPEPSADPQNGPFLLCSMMYNNDAASQPEAHGTTVPPPPARHHLGNETHPEADDPEDLASIFAAGRSLAARAKGRHHCRRGWVPCFSSHQCVKRSSWCDSKTDCMDGSDESACSCVSRLPKRKLCDGYADCPLGMDEMGCFGCEKFSFSCFHTQDEYRAAHRSGSMCYTLLERCDGFDNCLNRKDEQDCTMLVKDLGHYLAYSVPHSSGVLHRNYRGKWYPVCNNPSQWAREACDAEVGPQEREPLLSHGHGSLPGPYISQRANSQVSQPEFSDGCNGVYVQVKCPPVRCGTSKLQEQHFARISVRSRRNTTNESELVESVRIVGGSHAEPEAYPFIVGIFRDGKYHCGGSIYNEHWIISAAHCCDNFDQHFFEVRSGMLRKRSFAPQVQITRVTHMIIHHAYSSALMANDIALMRVEHPFHYNRWVRPICLPERHRTTDDRDWMWGPKPGTVCTAIGWGALRERGGAPDHLMQVSVPILSYCKHKSDRESLQICAAEEEGGHDACQGDSGGPFVCQSKSNPSEWYLAGVVSHGEGCARAHEPGVYTRVALFIEWIAEKVNAPLPARTARADCPGMRCIWGGGICLPPGKKCNGFVNCLGGEDESGCAMDQMLRSMAHRGDEDSEEQQPDTVTQRASEMHESRQVDEADTSTELTTFGLVESEESTTFTVYDASVEAQESMIVTKTAQTDPPTTTSASTTTPREEVSKEPATKEITTTVPSTSVDTLSEIFSTEVTTSFQQSSSSELPSSTDEQTKPMTTTTDSAIIFPIHDTEHGTKEFEFIAPNTTSTTEVIWKALEKTVKEVRGQARAENGSSMVNSTTMEPLPSASSDTPQEELPDHPFFNDLEVMHQQKHKRVAEFRMTVHNLHTKTNVQTLPPNDTAQYRQFSCKNISQRINVAHRCDRIVDCEDGSDELNCTCRDFLKDKFDFLICDGKTDCLDHTDELGCMNCQPGQYACRVSQVCIPNVQVCNGQPDCPLHEDELDCLALTDGHRVYFDANNLTLFRNTGIVTKNTNGSWEVLCGAVLTAKTEHAVEKICSFLGFAGYQNYSLLSITPSDLPAGMLVNTGDHHYVNITVDSACQALRVSCVQHINATEHDIAHFEHKHQQEPVQVNIRPLNPIHRPHHMPQIVFQENAHIELVENFGDDYDWPWNTNIYLDGVLICSGLIIDASWIIVAGSCTRLVNLRHQYLAVVAGGAKSYLNIEGPYEQVVRVDCYHYIPEAETVMLHLASKLTFSRHVLPTFVPENENVTDSECLAVGQDKYGRTKTLRVHLNRTNCQGERVRCYHKDLKQPYYHHESCYTPEATRSGVIVCKTNRSGWYPVGFYQHKRGLCGFNEVVRVTSLVESYHKIQNVLHNEKCGDQMYEEPKCAGKRCRYGKCVGEKLLCDRKPDCGDGSDESPALCATRNQTSNCLPHQLRCANGRCIDKASFCDRKNDCGDSTDEPHDCSCYTYLKITDPGKICDGARNCWDKSDENPRVCRCHATSFRCGESDICVPYDFVCDKERDCPDGEDEQYCYALQQNSYEAGYGELMEQNYGIWHSKCFPRTTKFDDEYMQRICEQLGYRQVRKIYGRAIVEGARLRTANETESAVDKLRRTATKTIVQNKFSKVIINQNHTFYMKPSRPMFKVINWNYEDEQNCHRLELLCAP; encoded by the exons ATGGCCGAACACGATCAAATTGTACTAGATG AAGAACTATCGGCCGCTGCGAGCAGAGTACAGAAGCTAACGATGAGTGCTGGAAGAACGAACATGATGTGTCTGATGATGACCGCTGTTGGTGGAGTGATCATTATGTCTGCCATTGCTTTTGGGTTCTACATGACCTTACCCACTTCTG TCCTTTCGCAGCAAACGTCGAATAGGATTGAGTTAGAGCAAGCTACGGTACAGGAACACGGCGAGCTGGAAGATATTCGCCAAATGTACTTCAAGGCAGAAGCACAGGACGTTCTGATGGGATCGCTCCACCTGCTGGAGCTGATGAAGGAGTTCGAACCAATTCTTGAGCGACAGCGCCGCCGGAGAGATGTTGCCGAATCCGTACCCAACCGTATCTCGCGAGGAGACGATCGTTCCGAAGAGATCACGTACGGTGTACGACGACGGGTTCAGCGTGAATTCGACTTCGGGATGGTGCCGATCGTATACAGAGGTGCCATGGTAGAGCCCGAAATGCCGAGAGGTTCTCGCACCCGACGTCATGCCCTCTCGATGGATGAGTTACAGCGGGCCAAACGCAGTGCCCAGAAAGACTACCAGCGACTAGAGCGGGAGTATAACCGGTGTCGCAAGGAAGCACCGAACGGCAAGTTGTGTGATCAGATTTACGAAAAGTTGCAACGTTTGTCGGAGGAGATGAACGCACGCTTCATGGAGATGGCTAATCTGCTGCAAGGTTTCAACGAGGTTGGTCTAACGACTGAAGAGACCGTCGTCAAGTATCCGGAGGTATTTTTTGGTAGCAGTGAGCCTGTTTCGGTGAGTGTTACTACTTCCGAACGATCTACTACCAGTTACCGGCCGGATGTATACGTCACGAAAAAACATTATCCAAAGATAACTACCGTTGATCAGCAGCGGGTGAGTGACGGGAATAATACGCACGCGGTGACCGAAGAGCAGTGGAGTACCACAACGGAGAGCATGAGCACTACCCCCGCACGATTGGTGTTTGATCCAAACCTTCATAATCCGATCGAGAACAGTTCCATCCGCAGCTTGGATGACCTGTTTGAGCATATGAGATTCAGTGATTCGATCAACCCGCAACCCACCGAATGGACCACTGAGCGTGGTGATATCTTTCAGATAGAAATCCACTCCAGCTCTAGTCCGGTGACGATGAAAAGTTCCTCATCCGCAACGTCTAACCGTTGGACTACTACCAAAAGTCCTTTACAAGCCGCTCGGAACCTGCACGATGTGGTGGATCAACTGCAACTAGCACAGATGCTACAACCGCACCCGTTCCATGAGGATCTGCTGCAAAATCCACCGGATAATATAAACGAGTTCGTAATGTCGCGATCGCGCAACCGTGATCATATGCATCACGATCCCAACCATAAGGCAGTACACTTAGATTCTTCCATTGATCCATTGCGCTCAGTTcatcaacatcagcaacagcaaccccAACAGCCGCTGGTCGTGGGTCCGAGTGCACCATTTTTGAGTCTTTGTGATCAGCTTCGTTCGGCGAACGGTAATGGCGGTCACATGAAGCCTGTCCACACTGGCGCTTTCCAACACACGCCCGGCATACCGATAACGGGTGAGGCGACTAAAGCATCTTCGCAGATCATTGTCAATTCGGCGTTCGGTGCTGGATATGTGCCGAATACGGTGTGCTTCTACCAGAATACACCACCGGTGGGTTCGCAGACGGGGTATGCTTTTCggcctgctgctgctaccggGCCGTACGTCTATCCGAATGGTGGTGGATATTCGCCGTATCAGCAGCCACCGCcacaacaccatcatcatcatccgggCGCCGGAG CTATGATCAATATGCCGGTTAGTATCCAAAATCTACATCATCCCGGTGCTCGAGCTCCCGAGCCTTCAGCGGATCCCCAGAATGGTCCCTTTCTACTTTGCTCCATGATGTACAACAATGATGCTGCAAGTCAGCCTGAAGCACACGGTACTACGGTACCTCCACCACCGGCACGACACCATCTGGGAAATGAAACTCATCCCGAGGCGGACGATCCCGAAGACTTGGCGTCGATTTTTGCTGCGGGTCGTTCTTTGGCGGCTCGGGCCAAAGGTCGCCATCACTGCCGACGGGGTTGGGTACCGTGCTTCAGTTCGCACCAATGCGTCAAGCGTAGCAGCTGGTGTGACTCGAAGACGGACTGCATGGATGGAAGTGATGAGAGTGCGTGCTCCTGCGTATCGCGACTACCGAAGCGCAAACTCTGCGACGGGTACGCCGACTGTCCGCTCGGTATGGACGAGATGGGATGTTTCGGGTGTGAAAAGTTCTCGTTCTCCTGCTTCCACACGCAGGACGAGTATCGGGCAGCGCATCGATCCGGTTCGATGTGCTACACACTGCTCGAACGGTGCGACGGTTTCGACAATTGTCTCAACCGCAAGGATGAACAGGATTGCACGATGCTCGTGAAGGATCTGGGACACTACCTTGCCTACTCGGTACCACACTCGTCCGGTGTGCTGCATCGCAATTACCGTGGCAAATGGTACCCGGTGTGCAACAATCCATCCCAGTGGGCACGGGAAGCTTGTGATGCAGAAGTTGGACCACAGGAACGTGAACCATTGCTGAGCCATGGACATGGTAGTCTGCCTGGGCCGTACATTAGTCAGCGTGCGAACAGCCAAGTGTCACAGCCGGAGTTTAGCGACGGGTGTAACGGGGTGTACGTACAGGTCAAGTGTCCTCCGGTGCGCTGCGGTACAAGCAAGCTGCAAGAACAGCACTTCGCACGCATCAGTGTCCGATCCAggcgcaacaccaccaacGAAAGTGAGCTGGTCGAGAGTGTTCGCATCGTCGGAGGTAGTCATGCCGAGCCGGAAGCTTATCCGTTCATTGTAGGTATCTTTCGCGATGGAAAGTACCACTGTGGTGGAAGTATCTACAACGAGCATTGG ATAATTTCAGCCGCTCATTGCTGTGATAACTTCGATCAGCATTTCTTTGAGGTGCGTTCGGGAATGTTGCGAAAGCGTAGCTTTGCTCCACAGGTTCAGATCACCCGCGTCACTCACATGATCATCCATCACGCGTACAGCTCGGCGCTGATGGCCAACGACATTGCACTGATGCGTGTGGAGCATCCGTTCCACTACAATCGTTGGGTGCGTCCGATCTGTCTGCCGGAAAGGCATCGCACTACGGACGATCGCGATTGGATGTGGGGTCCTAAGCCGGGCACTGTCTGTACAGCGATCGGTTGGGGTGCTCTTCGGGAGCGAGGCGGTGCAC CTGATCACCTGATGCAGGTTTCGGTACCGATCTTAAGCTACTGCAAACACAAATCGGATCGCGAAAGTCTTCAGATCTGTGCCGCCGAAGAGGAAGGAGGTCATGATGCATGTCAGGGCGATTCTGGTGGTCCTTTCGTGTGTCAGAGTAAATCCAACCCGTCCGAGTGGTATCTGGCCGGCGTTGTAAGTCACGGAGAAGGTTGTGCTAGAGCGCACGAGCCGGGTGTATATACGCGTGTGGCACTGTTCATTGAATGGATCGCTGAGAAGGTAAATGCCCCATTACCGGCACGTACCGCCCGTGCAGACTGTCCGGGTATGCGGTGTATCTGGGGTGGAGGTATCTGTCTACCACCCGGTAAGAAGTGTAACGGTTTCGTGAACTGTCTTGGAGGGGAAGACGAATCGGGCTGTGCGATGGATCAGATGCTTCGGTCAATGGCCCACCGAGGTGATGAAGATAGTGAAGAGCAACAGCCGGACACTGTCACACAGCGAGCCTCCGAAATGCACGAAAGCCGACAGGTAGATGAAGCAGACACATCCACAGAACTGACCACATTCGGTTTGGTAGAATCGGAGGAGTCTACAACATTTACAGTCTACGACGCAAGTGTAGAAGCTCAGGAAAGTATGATTGTGACAAAAACAGCACAGACAGATCCCCCAACCACGACATCtgcatcaacaacaactcctCGCGAAGAAGTGTCCAAAGAACCGGCCACTAAGGAGATTACTACCACCGTTCCAAGTACCTCCGTTGACACATTGTCAGAAATCTTCTCAACGGAAGTCACAACATCGTTCCAACAGAGTTCCAGCTCCGAGTTACCGTCCTCCACAGatgagcaaacaaaaccgatgACAACAACAACTGATTCTGCAATCATTTTCCCCATACACGATACCGAGCACGGTACAAAAGAGTTCGAATTTATTGCACCGAACACTACGTCCACAACGGAGGTCATCTGGAAGGCTTTGGAGAAAACGGTTAAAGAGGTTCGGGGGCAGGCAAGAGCCGAAAATGGTTCTTCCATGGTGAACTCTACCACTATGGAGCCGCTCCCCTCGGCATCTTCAGATACACCGCAGGAAGAGCTTCCCGATCATCCATTTTTCAACGATCTGGAAGTGATGCATCAGCAGAAGCACAAACGTGTAGCCGAGTTCCGTATGACGGTACACAATCTGCACACGAAAACGAATGTACAAACGCTTCCACCGAACGACACCGCCCAATATCGTCAATTTTCGTGCAAAAA CATCTCGCAGCGTATTAATGTGGCGCATCGATGCGATCGGATCGTCGACTGTGAGGATGGAAGTGATGAGCTGAACTGCACATGCCGAGACTTCCTGAAGGACAAGTTTGATTTTCTGATTTGCGATGGCAAGACGGACTGTCTTGATCATACGGATGAGCTTGGTTGCA TGAACTGTCAACCAGGTCAGTATGCGTGTCGAGTCAGTCAGGTTTGCATTCCCAACGTGCAGGTGTGCAATGGACAACCGGACTGTCCGCTACATGAGGATGAACTGGATTGCT TGGCCCTTACCGATGGACATCGTGTGTACTTCGATGCTAACAATCTTACACTCTTCCGCAACACCGGAATCGTCACGAAAAACACGAACGGTAGCTGGGAGGTTCTGTGTGGAGCGGTACTGACAGCGAAAACAGAACATGCAGTTGAGAAGATTTGCTCATTTCTGGGATTTGC TGGTTACCAGAACTATTCACTGCTCTCAATTACACCATCCGATCTTCCGGCCGGAATGCTCGTCAACACCGGTGATCATCACTACGTTAACATTACCGTCGATAGCGCCTGTCAAGCTTTGCGTGTCTCGTGCGTACAACATATCAACGCCACCGAGCATGACATAGCGCACTTCGAACACAAACACCAACAGGAACCGGTTCAGGTGAACATACGTCCGTTGAATCCGATCCATCGGCCACACCATATGCCCCAGATCGTGTTCCAGGAGAACGCTCATATCGAGCTGGTCGAGAACTTTGGCGATGATTACGATTGGCCGTGGAATACTAACATCTATCTCGATGGGGTACTGATCTGCAGTGGATTGATCATCGATGCTAGTTGGATCATTGTGGCCGGCAGTTGTACACGGTTGGTGAATCTACGGCACCAGTATCTGGCGGTGGTGGCCGGCGGTGCCAAATCGTACCTTAACATTGAAGGACCCTACGAACAGGTGGTACGGGTTGATTGCTACCACTACATACCGGAAGCGGAAACGGTCATGTTACATCTCGCGTCCAAACTCACCTTCAGTCGCCATGTGCTGCCTACGTTTGTGCCAGAGAA TGAAAACGTCACGGATAGTGAATGTCTTGCGGTGGGACAGGATAAGTATGGTAGAACGAAAACGTTACGTGTCCATCTCAATCGGACAAACTGTCAAGGGGAACGGGTGCGATGCTACCATAAGGATCTAAAGCAGCCTTACTATCACCATGAGTCGTGTTACACACCTG AAGCAACACGATCCGGTGTAATTGTCTGCAAGACGAACCGTTCCGGATGGTACCCGGTAGGGTTCTATCAGCACAAGCGAGGTCTTTGCGGTTTCAACGAAGTTGTACGGGTGACGAGCCTGGTGGAATCGTACCACAAGATCCAGAACGTGCTGCACAATGAGAAATGTGGTGATCAGATGTATGAGGAACCGAAATGTGCTGGAAAACGTTGCCGGTATGGCAAGTGTGTTGGCGAGAAGCTACTGTGCGATCGTAAACCAGACTGTGGTGATGGATCGGATGAAAGTCCGGCACTGTGTGCCACTCGCAATCAGACTAGTA ACTGTTTACCACATCAGCTGCGTTGTGCGAACGGACGGTGTATCGATAAGGCTAGCTTCTGCGATCGAAAGAACGATTGTGGAGACTCAACGGATGAACCACACGACTGCTCGTGCTACACATACTTGAA AATCACCGATCCAGGGAAAATCTGCGATGGAGCGCGCAATTGTTGGGACAAATCGGATGAAAATCCACGCGTCTGTCGCTGTCACGCAACTAGCTTCCGATGTGGCGAGTCGGACATTTGCGTACCGTATGATTTTGTCTGCGATAAAGAGCGTGACTGTCCGGATGGGGAGGACGAACAGTACTGTTACGCACTGCAGCAAAACTCTTACGAAGC TGGATACGGAGAACTGATGGAGCAGAATTATGGCATCTGGCACTCGAAGTGCTTCCCAAGGACGACCAAATTTGACGACGAGTATATGCAACGCATCTGCGAACAGCTCGGTTACAGACAGGTAAGAAAGATCTACGGACGTGCGATCGTGGAGGGTGCCCGGTTGCGTACCGCCAACGAAACAGAAAGCGCTGTCGATAAGCTGCGTCGTACGGCGACGAAAACGATCGTGCagaacaaattttccaaagtGATCATCAACCAGAACCACACGTTCTACATGAAGCCGAGTAGGCCAATGTTTAAGGTGATCAATTGGAACTACGAGGATGAACAGAACTGTCACCGATTGGAGTTGCTGTGTGCACCATGA